One Novipirellula galeiformis genomic window, GTCGGCCAAGCGAAGCGTGTCGGCATCGTTCGGATTGTGACATGAATAACACGTGATCGAGCCATGCGTGAACGTCATGCCTTGATGAAATTGGTCTAAATCCGCCGGCGCGCGATTGGCAAAGTTCGGCTCGCGAACGCTATGGCACGTCGAACAGGCCACTGTACCCGAGCGGCCCTGCGGATCCACCACCCCCGCATCAATCCGGGGCGGCCCGTCGGGACGACGAATCGTTGCCACAAACAAACTGGCGGTGTCCTGGGAACCAACCGTATTCTCATGTGTGCTCTCGGGCACACCCGATCGGTTGTGTGCGGTTATGTCACTTAATTGAGACGCGAGTGTTTCCGGGGGCGGAGCATCATTGGCCTGCGCCGCTTCTCGAACGTCACGCCCTGCAACCAACAACGCGACCGCGAGCCAGCCCACCAGCAACACAAACACTGCGAATCGATAGATATTTCCTTGATACACGCAGTCCTCTCTTTGTTTGCAAGAACGAGTTGTTGCAAGAACGAGCCTGTGATCGAAGGCTTGTCATGGACGCTCGCGTTGACGCAACAAGATCTTATCAATTACTCAAACCTATTCAAGACAAGTTGGTCCTTTGTTATTGTTTGTCTGGGACAAATTGATATTTTAGGCACAGACATGCCGGAGTTTCTTTTCGATTTCAACCGCAGGCGAATGTTACCATGCCCATCAGTGGACTTGTCGTCACGCTCTCGGACAACGCTACCGAGCGTGCCGATGTGTTGAGTTCCCTACGCCGTGATCCGCGAATCGAGTTAGGGATAAATGAACCGGAGCAGCAACACGCGGTGCGAATCCCAATCGTGGTCGACACCCCATCTAACGACGAAGACAAACAGGTTTGGCAATGGCTAAACCGTCTCCCCGGAGTCGTCTTTGTGGATGTGGCCTTGGTTGGTTTCGAGTCCGATTCGACCAACGATTCCTAGCACAGACGGTTAACCTGCACTACGACAATCATTGACCGCACGACTCCTCATCCCTTCCACTCGCAGCAAAAACTTCAGGACGAAACGATGGATAACGATCGCCGGGCCTTCATGAAACAGGCTGCCATGGCAGCCGCGACCGCCGCAGCCTCTCGATCGGGCAGTGCGTTTGCGCTGCCAGTGGTCGATCCGACGGAATCCGATGCTTCATCTGCAATCAAATGGAACAAAGCCCCCTGCCGCTTCTGTGGCACCGGTTGCCATGTGCAAGTCGGAGTGGAAGAGGGACGGGTTGTCGCGGTGGCTGGTGACAAGCATGCCGATGTGAACAAGGGACTGCTGTGCGTAAAAGGCTATCACGTCGGAGGGATCCTGTACGGCAAAGACCGTTTGACCAAGCCGCTATTGCGCGATGGGGATTCGTACAAAGAAATCGATTGGGACGAAGCAATCGATGTCGTGGCCAAACGGATCATGAAGTCGCCCAAGACGTTTGCCTTTTATGGTTCCGGCCAATGGACGATCCCAGAAGGCTACGCCGCTCAAAAATTCATGAAAGGCGGACTGTCGAACAACCACATCGACCCCAACGCTCGGCTCTGCATGGCGTCGGCGGTAACCGGGTTCCTAGCGACTTATGGCGTCGATGAACCGGCCGGATGTTATGCCGACCTCGACGAATGCGACGTCTTAATCACCTGGGGAAACAATCCTGCCGAAATGCACCCCGTGCTCTTCTCGCGGGTCATCGATCGGCGATCCAAAGGCGAAAAGGTTCGTTTGATCGACATCGGCACCCGCCGCACTCGCACGACCGACGCGGCGAACGACTTTCTGATGATGAAGCCGCACGGCGATGTCGCGATCGCATTGGGGATCATGCATCTGTTGATCGAAAACGGAACCTACGACAAGAAATTCGTTGAGAACTTTGTCAACTTTCGTGCCCCGGAACCAGAAAACCCAACGCTGCAAGGCGTAGCGATCTCGTTCGATGAATACAAAAAACGGATCGCAAAGTACACCCCTGAACATGTCGCCGAATTGTCAGGATTATCGGTCGAGCAAATCCGGTTGCTCGGAGATCTGTTTGGCAATCCAAAACTGAAGATCACCAGCCTGTGGTGCATGGGGATGAACCAGCACACGATGGGCACGGCGATCAACAGCTTGGTGCACGGCGTCCATTTTTTAAGCGGGCATTTTGGCAAACCAGGCGATTCGCCCACCAGTCTGACCGGTCAACCATCGGCTTGCGGCACCGTTCGCGAAGTCGGCACGCTGGCGCATGCGTTGCCGGGCGGACGAGTCGTCGCCAAAGACGAACACCGCGCTCAGGCCGAAGCGATCTGGAACATGCCGGCCGGTCGCATCGATGCGGTCCCTGGTTATCACACGGTGAAAATGTTCGAGCAATTCACCAAGGCCACCGATGACGGGGGCGACATCGACACGATGTTTGTCCAGGTCACCAATCCCGGCCAAACGCTGCCTAATTTGAACTTGCTGTTCAATGACAAAGCAAATTTGAAAGACAAATTTCTGATTGTTTCGGACGTCTACCCGACGGCGACCACCCAGCTGGCCGACTTGATTTTGCCTGCCGCGATGTGGGTCGAAAAGAATGGCATGGTCGGCAACTCGGAACGACGAACTCAGCAATGGTTCAAGATGGTCGATCCGCCGGGCGAAGCTCGCGACGATTGTTGGCAAACGATCGCGATCGCCCACCGACTGTTCGAACTCGGTCACGAGGGCATGAAGGACAAGGACGGTAAATTTATCTTTGCGGTTTATGACGAGGACGGCGAAGAGGTTCCGGTGTGGCAATGGGAACACTACTACGACGTCAATGTCGACAAGGCATTGTTCGAAGAGTACCGCAAGTTCACGGTGATGAAACACAAGAACTTGGCACCGTACGAAGAGTACGTAAAAGCTCGCGGGTTGCGTTGGCCGGTCGTTGAACAAGCCGACGGATCGTGGCGAGAAACCATGTTCCGCTTCGCCGGTTTTGACGATCCGTTTGTTGCCGAAGGAAAAGAGATCGACTTTTATCATTCGGTCACCGGCGATGGTCGCGGGCAAGTTTGGTTTCACGACTACCAACCGCCACCGGAGGTGCCTGACGATGAATACCCGCTGTGGTTATGCACCGGTCGCGTATTGGAACACTGGCACTCGGGGACCATGACGCGGCGGGTGTCGCAATTGAACCGCGCGATGCCAACCGCCTATATCGAAGTCCACCCCGACGATGCATCGGCGCTGAATATCCGCCAAGGCGAAGTGGTCACGATCGAATCTCGCCGCGGCAGCTGTGATTTGCCTGTCTGGATCAACGGTCGCGGACAACCGCCCAAGGGATCGATTTTTGTGCCGTTCTTTGACGAGTCGAAATTGATCAACAATGTGACGCTCGAAGCTTACGACCCGTTCTCGAAGCAGCCCGACTACAAGAAATGTGCCGTGCGAATTCGCAAACCGAACGCCGAGGTCGCGAAGCAATGAACAACGAAAACAACTCGAAACACATCGCCGCGCGCGGTTCGATCGCCTTTCTCGTCGGTGTCATCGGTGTTGCCGTGGTCGGCTATTTCGTCGGCATCAACGACGGGGTGCCGCAAGAAGACTTTGAGCAACACGCTCCGTGGTTGTCATCGCAAGTCACGGGAAGCGATCCGCCTACTGAACCTCCGACCACGTCGACCATTGCCGCAGTCACTTATGCTGAAATGCGTCGCAGCGAGACGGGCCCGACGAGTCAGTGGAAGCCGAAACTCGCCCAGATCCCACAGCCTCAATATGATTTGTTTGCGGAGATCAAACCGAGCGAAGACGACAAATTACAGTCGACGCTGACGCGTGCATCTCGCCGAGCCTTCAACGGAGCTCCGCCGATCATCCCGCACGTGGTCGAAGGCACAAACGACGCGGCTTGTTATGCTTGTCACGGCGAAGGCAAACGCATCGAAAACCGAGTCGCAAACCGGATGTCGCATGGATTTTTGGCAAACTGCGTCCAGTGCCATGCTCCGCCGCCCCCCAAACCGTTCACCGACGTGGATGCCGAGGTGCAAACCAGCTTTGTCGGACTGCCCGCACCGCTCAACGGCGAACGCGCCTTCCCCGGCGCACCGCCCACGATCCCGCATTCGACGTGGATGCGAGACCAGTGCCTGGCGTGTCATGGCGGCAACACGGGCTGGGCAGGCCTCGAGTCGACTCACCCGTGGCGAAGTAATTGTCTACAATGCCATGCTCCTTCGGCAACGCTTGACCAATCGATCGTGCCAGACAAGATCGGTTTCTTGCCAGAACCCAACGTAAAGTAAACGTGATGTCAGACCCGCAACCGCCTCGCGATGGTCTTTCTCGACGCGACCTCCTGCACGGCCGGTTATTTGGGCATCGCGAGTCCGAATCGACCGCAGATCCACCCGAAAACCCGCCGCGCGAACGGCGTCACGCGTCGTTGGTGATGCGGTACCCGCGGACAACTCGCGAAGTCGGCGCCGTGGATGCGGAACCGGAAAAGGCCGGTGCATCCGGCGCAGCGCGTCGCCGCACGATTCCCGTCCTACGCCCTCCCGGCGCGATCGACGAAGAGAGTTTTCTGAACGAATGCACGCGGTGCAATCGTTGCATCGAAGTCTGTCCTCACGACGCGATCATCCATGCTCCGCCGCGAATGCGCGAAGCCGCCGGCACCCCGATGATCGATCCCGACCATCAACCGTGCATGATGTGCGACGATTTTCCTTGCATCACCGCCTGCGAACCGGAAGCGTTGACCACGCACGTGCGTCCGATGATGGGCACCGCGATCGTGACCGAGCATTTGTGCCTGGCGCACCACGGAACCACCTGCACGGTTTGCAGCGAGCGTTGTCCGGTCGAAGGTGCCATCCAAGTCAGCGAGGGGAAACCCAAGGTCAAGGAATCCGCGTGCACGGGCTGCGGTGTCTGCCGCTATGTGTGCCCTGCACCGGAAAACGCGATCCTGCTGATGCCCGCATTCATCCGCCCAACTCCGAAAACAAGACAACGAAACAAACCACTCGATGACTGAATCACACAACGCGTCTGATCCAAACGAGACCCCTGAAATACTCGAAGCTCACTGGGACCGCGAACAAGTGGTTCAGTTGTTTCACGATCTGAGCGAAGGTGCCAATGTTCAACACGTGCAAGTGCGAACGGTATCGGACAGTCGCTCGCAAGACCAAGCGGTCACCCTACTCGAGGCCAAAGAGTTGCTCGAGAAAGACGAAGCCCGTGCAATTCAAATTCGCTACGACTTTGACGGGCAAAATTGGTGCGACACATTGATGGTCAAGCCCGACGAAGTTCACATCATCCGCACGCGAGTGTAACGTGACCGAATCGGCGAGCATTCAATCCATCCGCCACCTTGCAGCGCGAGCGTTTTGTGCGGCGGTGGCAATCCCGTGCCTGACCATGCTTCCCGCGTGGTCTCAGTTGCCGTACGAGCGAAAGCCGATCGAGTACTCCGCGACGGCCGCGAACGATCCGGTAGCTCGCCTGCTGACGCGGCTTTCCACCGAAAACCAATCGCTTCCCAACGACCAAAAGTACGGCTACCTCCCCGCGTTACTTCACGAGCTGGACGTTCCGGTCGATTCTCAAACGCTGGTGTTTTCCAAAACCAGTCTGCAGCGTCATCTGATTTCGCCTTCCAACGCGCGTGCGATCTACTTTAACGACGAAACCTATATCGCCTGGGTTCCCGACGGCGAAGTGATCGAACTCGCGTCGATCGACCCAAGACTGGGCACCATTTTTTACACCATCGCGCAAGGACAAAAGAACACGACGGGAAAATTGATTCGTCACAACGACCGCTGTTTGTTCTGTCACGGTTCGAGCGACACCGGACGGGTGCCTGGTTTACTGATGCAGTCGGTTTACCCCAATTCCGATGGCAACCGCGTTTTTCCATCGCGTTCCATTCCCACCGACCCACGCGGCCCGCTCGCTGGACGTTGGGCCGGTTGGTACGTGACCGGCACGCACGCAGCCCAAT contains:
- a CDS encoding diheme cytochrome c precursor; its protein translation is MNNENNSKHIAARGSIAFLVGVIGVAVVGYFVGINDGVPQEDFEQHAPWLSSQVTGSDPPTEPPTTSTIAAVTYAEMRRSETGPTSQWKPKLAQIPQPQYDLFAEIKPSEDDKLQSTLTRASRRAFNGAPPIIPHVVEGTNDAACYACHGEGKRIENRVANRMSHGFLANCVQCHAPPPPKPFTDVDAEVQTSFVGLPAPLNGERAFPGAPPTIPHSTWMRDQCLACHGGNTGWAGLESTHPWRSNCLQCHAPSATLDQSIVPDKIGFLPEPNVK
- a CDS encoding molybdopterin-dependent oxidoreductase produces the protein MDNDRRAFMKQAAMAAATAAASRSGSAFALPVVDPTESDASSAIKWNKAPCRFCGTGCHVQVGVEEGRVVAVAGDKHADVNKGLLCVKGYHVGGILYGKDRLTKPLLRDGDSYKEIDWDEAIDVVAKRIMKSPKTFAFYGSGQWTIPEGYAAQKFMKGGLSNNHIDPNARLCMASAVTGFLATYGVDEPAGCYADLDECDVLITWGNNPAEMHPVLFSRVIDRRSKGEKVRLIDIGTRRTRTTDAANDFLMMKPHGDVAIALGIMHLLIENGTYDKKFVENFVNFRAPEPENPTLQGVAISFDEYKKRIAKYTPEHVAELSGLSVEQIRLLGDLFGNPKLKITSLWCMGMNQHTMGTAINSLVHGVHFLSGHFGKPGDSPTSLTGQPSACGTVREVGTLAHALPGGRVVAKDEHRAQAEAIWNMPAGRIDAVPGYHTVKMFEQFTKATDDGGDIDTMFVQVTNPGQTLPNLNLLFNDKANLKDKFLIVSDVYPTATTQLADLILPAAMWVEKNGMVGNSERRTQQWFKMVDPPGEARDDCWQTIAIAHRLFELGHEGMKDKDGKFIFAVYDEDGEEVPVWQWEHYYDVNVDKALFEEYRKFTVMKHKNLAPYEEYVKARGLRWPVVEQADGSWRETMFRFAGFDDPFVAEGKEIDFYHSVTGDGRGQVWFHDYQPPPEVPDDEYPLWLCTGRVLEHWHSGTMTRRVSQLNRAMPTAYIEVHPDDASALNIRQGEVVTIESRRGSCDLPVWINGRGQPPKGSIFVPFFDESKLINNVTLEAYDPFSKQPDYKKCAVRIRKPNAEVAKQ
- a CDS encoding 4Fe-4S dicluster domain-containing protein, with translation MSDPQPPRDGLSRRDLLHGRLFGHRESESTADPPENPPRERRHASLVMRYPRTTREVGAVDAEPEKAGASGAARRRTIPVLRPPGAIDEESFLNECTRCNRCIEVCPHDAIIHAPPRMREAAGTPMIDPDHQPCMMCDDFPCITACEPEALTTHVRPMMGTAIVTEHLCLAHHGTTCTVCSERCPVEGAIQVSEGKPKVKESACTGCGVCRYVCPAPENAILLMPAFIRPTPKTRQRNKPLDD